The sequence below is a genomic window from Fuerstiella sp..
GGCCGACAAATCGTCGTGATCCCAGACGATCTGAAAGATACCCGAATGCAAGCTGACTAAACGAAGTTGACGCCGAGTAGAGCATCGCAAGGATGCCGATGCGGGCCGGGTCCAGCCGCGCCAGTGCCACCAATGGTCCAAAAACCGACGCGTAAGAGTCCACGAAGTAGTGCAACAGGCTAATCACGCCAAGCGAATTTAGATTCACCGAACGTTGACTTCCTTCAGCAGATTTGACAACGGATTTTTTCACAGGAGTTTCTTACACGAAATCCACATTTCTTACAGCCATCATATTTCGATTCCAGGAATTGCCAGACTGTCACGATGGATCAGATCTTCGATCTCATTTACATCCTGACCCGCCAGGGCCGTCCCCGCAAGCAGAGCGTTCAGGATGCGCAGGCCGTCGACTGACGCATCGACTGTCGTAAATGGATAGTCGCTTCCAAACAAAATTTGTTCCAGACACCATATTGCTGCACCAGCATCAGGCTGTGGTAAAGCTGAAAAGGACGAGAGTGCAGAGCACTGATGTCAGTGAAGACATTCGGGTGTTACGGATTATAGCCACACATTCGTGTTCATACGGATGGCCAAGATNNNNNNNNNNNNNNNNNNNNNNNNNNNNNNNNNNNNNNNNNNNNNNNNNNNNNNNNNNNNNNNNNNNNNNNNNNNNNNNNNNNNNNNNNNNNNNNNNNNNTTGGGCCGTGACGGTTACGGGACAAAAATCGTCAGCATCGAATTAAAGGATGGCGAACCGCAACAGTTTCGACTGCTGTCAGATTGCCTGTTGGGTTATGTCTGGCCAAAGTGTGTCAAGTCCGGTGACAGGTCGGAATTTCGAATGCATGCCGTCGAAGAATACGAACTCGAATTGTGGCGTTACGGTGCTGAAAAGGAATTCATTCGTCGGATTGGCACATTTGATGAACACGGACCACGTGCCACCATGCAGATCACGCCCGATGGTGACTACACCCAGCAAGGTGTCAAATGGAACAGGGATGGTTACCACAGTCAGTCTCTGAATCAGTTGATCGAGGCACCTCAGCGATCTGGTTTGTACTACTTTCACGCTCGGAACAGGTCCGGCGCCTTCTTTTCGTTTCCATGGGTGGTCGCTCCGGTAAGCCCGGTTTCGAATGTCGCCGTTTTCGCATCGGACATCAACTGGAATGCGTATAACAGCTTCGGTGGGCGCAGCAACTACATCAACGCCGACCGGCTGCCGACAGTGCCCATCGTTAACTCTCGGCTGGAACTAAAACGGTATACCGAAAAGGAACATCGAACCTATGACTCCGGCTCTTACGAGTCGCTGTCGCTCGATCGTCCGGATCCGTACAACCATATTGACGAACGCGAAGAGTTGACTGATCCAATTGCGGGACGTCAGGGGTGTCACATGGCGGCAGCCGAATGGAGGTTGCTGGGGTGGATGGAACGGAGTGGGTTCGACTACGACCTCTACAGCGAAACCCAGTACCATTTCGATCAGATTTCACTTGACGAATACCGGGTACTCATCATCAGCACGCATCCGGAATACTGGTCTGCGGACATGTACTTTCGGCTAAAAGACTGGGTATTTAATCGCGGCGGCCGGCTGATGTATCTGGGCGGCAACGGCCTGAACTGCGAAGTGGAGTTCCTCGACGATCATCGTATTGTCTATCAAAACACAAACTGGAGTCATTCTGAACCGCAAATTGCTCCGGACGGCTCCGTGTATGAAAGTCGGTTTGATAAACGTCAGGAATCAGAAGCCAATTTACTGGGCGTCGTCTTTTCAGAATCCGGCATCATGACCGCTGCTCCTTATCAGGTGAAGGACGCCAACCACTGGTGCTTTGATGGTACAGGTCTCAAAAACGGCGACACATTTGGCGAACACAGCCTGCATCAAAGAGTGCCCGGAGGAGCGTCTGGTCATGAAACTGACAAAGTTTCATCTCAGTCACCTTCAAATGTACGTCTGCTGGCCAAGGGACTGAATCCAGACAATGGTGGAGGTGAGATCGTGATTCACGAACGAGATGGCGGTGGGGCGGTGTTTTCTGCAGGGTCGATCTGTTGGCCGAGTTCAGTACTGGTTGATGACGCCGTGTCGAAGATTACAGAGAACGTCCTGCACCGTTTCCTGGAGACCGGGGAATAAAAAGGGGACAAGAATGCTGTTTGATACACACACCAATCTGATGTGGTACCCGGATCATCTTTCGGATGAACTTGTGAAGTTTGCCTGGGAAGCAAAACGGGCAAAGATGAAGCTTTCCGAAGATGTTTATTTTGCCGGCAGTGACGTCATGGAGGCGAATGCTTTTGATTCGAAGCCGGAGCAGTTACTGGAAGCAACTGCCGACATCGACAAAGTCATTGTGTTTGGTATCAAAGCCCCCTTCACCGGAATCAACTCCGATCAGGAACTGATTGCGGAATTTGTAGCGGCTCACTCTGACAGATTTATCGGCTGGTGTTCCGTCGATCCCAATGATGAAGACTGTCTCGATCAGCTGGAGCACTATGTCAACAATCTGGGGCTTCGAGGTCTGAAATGCTCTCCGATTTACCAGAACTGGAATCCACAGGATCCCAAACATCTGCCCCTGTTTCGGAAGGCGGAGTCTCTGGGAATCCCCGTTAATATTCATCAGGGCACCTCGTTTGTCCGAACAGGACCACTGAAGTATTCAAATCCAATTCAGCTGGAGGATATTGCTGTCGCCTGTCCCGATCTGCGAATCGTGATCAGTCATATGGGACATCCGTGGGAGGATGAATGTGTCGTACTGATCCGCAAACACCCGAATTTGTACACAAATATTTCCGCTCTACACTATCGGCCGTTGCGGCACTATCAGGCATTTATTTCAGCAATCGAATACGGAGTAGAGCATAAACTGATTTTTGGTTCCGACTTTCCGTCTGCAACAGCCGCACAGGTCATTGCCGGTCAGTCCAAAATCAATGATGTGGTTCTTGGTACCGGTCTCCCGAAGGTCCCGGATGAGATGATTCACAATATCATCTATGAAAATTGGAAATCATTTCTGCCGGAGTATCGTTAATGCAGAAACAGGTCCGGAAGCCTGGGTTCAGACAGTCCGACAACACCATCAGAAACCGGTATGGACTGTATCTTTTTTACCGTATAAACGGCGAGGACCACTGAAAGTGAATCGATGTAAAACTTCTTAGTTGTAGATATTCATGTTCCGACTGAACTAGAATGTGCTGGTTCCTCGCCGGATGATTGATCAGCATCAAACAGCCAAATTCTGGAAACGTCTTCGACTTCACTATGAATGACAATTTCCTCAAAACTCAGCTGAAACTTAACGTCTGGCGGACGTTTCTGATCGGGTGTTGCGGGTTGCTTCCTGTGGCCATGAGTCCTCCATGTCCGGCCCAGCCGCCACCGGCCGGACCTTTAAGTGCATTTGTGGACAACTACTGTGTTCGTTGCCACGGACCGGAAGAGCAAAAGGGAGAGTTCCGAACTGACAGGGCGCCTTCCAAACTGACCGATCCTCGTTTTGTTATTCACTGGGGAAAAGTGCTGGAGCGACTGACTTCAGGAGAAATGCCGCCAGAAGACGAGCCACAACCGACGGAGGAGGCGCGCGGTGTCAGTATGCAGTTAATTTCGGACTGGATCCGAGAAGCCGACGCGGCCCGCTATGCGGTGATGGACCCTGTAAGCCTGAGGAGACTCACCCGCGACGAATATGCCAACACGGTGCACGACCTTCTCGGAGCGACATACGTTCCCTCCGATCCGGGCAATCTACCGGAGGAACCCGCATGGCATGGGTTTGATCGTATTGGTCCGGCACTGAGTCTGTCACCGTCACATCTGGAACGGTATCTCTCTGCTGCAGAAGCGGCACTCGATCAGGTGCTGCCAGTAAGCGAGGGCTCCGCTGCCCCGCATCTGGACAAATGGCCCTTCCACAAGATCGTCGGGGGAAATACGGACGAAACTCCGGAAGGGCGGACGCGGGGCCGTAAAGTCGTTAAGCCGAACTCCAATCTCAGAGCGACGGTGAACGATTGGCATGGCCAGCAAATACCGATTTCCGGCAACTATCGGGTACGCATCAAACTGAGTGGATTGCGTCCACCCGGCGGCAATGCGCCTCATTTGCGGTTTTATTGTGCCAATCTGAATCGAGTGCTCCACGAACAGGATGTGGAGGCCCCGGAAGACAAACCGACAATCGTTGAGTTCACGACTTATCTGCCTGCCGGAGAGCACCAGGTCAATCTGTTCAACACAGAACCTGGGTTAAGTCTGTATGTGACCTCGGCAACCGAATCGGACTCAGTCATTTTTCTCAGCATCAAGGAAGGTCGCGAACCGACGCTGCAAAAGATCACAGATGAGCAGGGCGTACCCCTCGTGCCGTTTTTGCTTGTGGACTCCATTGAGTTTGAAGGGCCCATGCGACCCGATCTGCCGGCCGTGCTGAAGGGATTGTCCGGTGATGGACCGCAGAATACAGACCAGGCCCGGCAAATTGTGACGGCGTTTGCCGAAAAGGCTTTTCGACGGCCACTGCGAGAGACAGAGGCCATCCGGCTTGGCTCGTTAATCGATACGGAACTGGACGCCGGAAGAAGTTTTGCACAGGCGACCCGATCCGGGTTAGTGGCTGTGCTCTGTTCCAAAAATTTCATCTTTCTGGTGGAGGGTGATGCGGAAACGCCGCGAACAAAAATCAATGACTGGGAACTCGCTTCACGTCTCTCCTATTTCTTCTGGAGTACGATGCCGGATGTGCCACTGCTGGCTACCGCCAAAGCCGGGCGTTTGCATGATCCGGATGTCCTGATTCGTCAAGTGCGAAGAATGCTGGCTGATCCGAGAGCGTCACGATTCGCAACGACATTTCCGTATCAGTGGCTCCAGTTGGCAGATGTCGGAAAGTTTCCGCCGGATAAGAAGCTTTATCCAAACTACAGCAAGACGCTGGAACAGAGCATGGTCGCCGAGACCATTTCGTTTTTCAGTGAAATGCTCGACAGGAACCTTGGCATTCGGGAATTCCTTATCTCGGACTGGACGATGATGAATGGTCCGCTGGCAAATTTTTACGGCATGCCTGGTATCGTTGATGCGCCTCTGCGGCGGGTGACCCTGCCCGCAGGCAGCCCTCGAGGAGGAGTCCTGACCCAGGCAGCGGTGCTGAGTCTGACTTCCGACGGCGCCCGGCATCGTCCGGTGCATCGAGGCAAATGGGTACTGGAGTCGATTCTGGGCCAATCACCACCGCGACCACCAGCGAATGTTGCGGCGCTCCCCGCCGCAGCAAAAGACCAGCCAAAGCAGACGATTCGAGAAAAAATCGGGGCCCACGTTACCAACGAAAGTTGTGCTACCTGCCACAGCCGAATCGATCCACTGGGACTGGCGTTCGAAAATTTTGATGCGATTGGTGCCTGGCGCGATGTGGAAATCATATTGCAGGAAACCGGAGAACATCGACCGGTCGATGCCAGCGGCAAACTGCCCGATGGTCGTACCTTTTCAACCCCGAACGACTTCAAAGAACTTCTGGCGGAAAATCTCGATCCGTTCGCACTGACACTGGCGGAAAAACTGGCGACCTACGCCATGCGACGTCCGTTGACTCTGGCCGATCGCGAGTCTCTGAGGCCGGCGGTCATCGCACTCAGGGACAAGGGCTACCCGCTGCGTGACCTCATTGAAGCCATTACACTCAACCCCCTGTTCCTCAGACGCTGATCCACATCACACCAACGAAACCGATGAAGTATGTCAAACATCCAGACCCAGCGCTGGCTTCTGAACCGCCGTCGTTTTCTTCGGGGTACAGGAACCACCATCGCCCTGCCACTGCTCAATGCGATGATTCCGCTGAGCGCTTCAGAGGCCACCGCAGTGTCACGTCCGCGACGGAGTGTATTTGCCTATATTCCGAATGGAGTGAACGTCGATACCTGGCAAATGCATAGAGCGGGCAGCGATTACGAGTTGACAGCGCCTATGATGTCGCTGGAACGCCATCGGGACTGCATGACACCGATCAGCGGGCTGCATCATCCGGGAGCCTTAAACCAACAACACGTCTGTGCGGACAGCTGGCTGACCGGAGCAGCGCTGACCAGTGCAGACAGTTCCAGCTATCAGAACAGTATTTCCTGTGACCAGCTCATGGCCGAAGTGACGTCACCCCACACGCGTTTCCCCTCCCTGGAACTGTCGATCACGGCGGGTGTCGGCAAGCCCATGAATACCAACACACTTTCATTCTCTCGCGACGGAGTGCCGCTGCCCGCCGAAGAAAACCCACGCTCGATCTTTGATCGACTCTTTGGAGATGACAGCGCTTCGGCCAAGGACAGGCAGGAACAGCTGCGCAGCCGGCGCAGCATTCTGGATAACGTCATTGAGGATGCGCGGTCACTCGACAGGACGCTCGGTCACGAGGATCGTGGCAAGCTGGCCGAATATCTGCAGGCGGTACGAGAAGTGGAAATCCGTACCCGGCGTCTTGAGGACTGGCTGAATGTTCCCAAACCTAAAGTGGACGGCACGCGATTTCAGAGAAACGTCTCCAGGTCGGCCGCCGGTGATTATTATCGTACGATGTATGATCTGATTGTGCTCGCTCTGCGCACCGACATGACGCGAGTGATCACCTACCTGAGCGGAAGCGAAGGCTTTGGACTGGCAATTCCGGAAATCGGTATTAGCCAAACCCGACACGAACTCTCTCATCACAACGGAGACAGGGCCGTACTGGACAGCCTGACCAAAAGCGATACTTTTCTGGTGGAACAGTTCGCCTATTTCCTTGACCAGCTTAAAGCGACAGACGATGGAGGCGAACCGCTGCTGGATCGGACCATGGTGCTGTTCGGCAGCGGGATGAGCTACGGTCACAGCCACGGTAACGCGAACCTGCCAATTGTCTTCGCGGGAGGCAGAGGACTCGGTTTGCGCCACGGACAGCATATTGACTACAACCTGCCCAAACTCGGTGCTTACAAACCGAACGATATCCGTCACTGCTTCAAACCTGTCGACGACACGGCCCGCCTTTCCAACCTGCTGGTACTCATGCTGCAAAAAATGGAGGTTGATACAGAAAAGTTCGTTGACAGCATCGGTCCTATTTCAGAACTGACATACGGATGAAACCGGCATTCCTTTCTATTTGTGTTGGACTCACCCTGGCTGTGCAGGCCCGCTGCGAGTCTCCGCCATATCGCACGGACGGCGGTGACGAAAAACTAGCGTGGTATCAGCTGAAGCCGGGTGAATTTCCACCAGCGGATGCTGCGCACTCCATGGGGATTTCACTGCTCACCATCCATCCTCCCGGCCGTCGCGGTGAGTTTCGCGAGAAAGCGAACCTCTATTACAAGGCACCAATCACATCCTTCGCTCTGTTGCCGGCTGCCACGGTGCGCCGCCACGGCGCTCCCGCAGATCTGCGAGATTTCTCACCCGGGGCGCACGTGTGGGTTGGTGCGTTTCAGAATCAGGATCGACAGAAATTCCATCAGATTTGGACACTCTCCGACGATTTCAGCCGGGACGTCGCCACCGGCAGCAGATGGGAGGTAACGGCACTCAATCTCGATCGCCGCCGCGTCACCCTTGTCAGGGTGACAGCAGGTCAAAAGGAAAAACCTCGCGACGTCGTTGTTGATCCACGAACAACATTCTGGAAAGGTACCGGGTTTGGCAACAGGACTGATCTGGCAGTTGGCCGTCAGGTGCTTGTGAACTTTGGTCCTGGTACGGTCTCTCTTCCTTTCATTGATCTACTCACAGATGTTTGGCTGGATGAGGAAAGCGTACATTTTGCAACAGAGCGGCAGTCAGCTCGGACGCTGTTTGAGCTGCGCCGACGGGGATTGCCGGTGCGAGTCGATGCCGTGAACAATCACGATCCCGAATTGACACTCACGTTTATGGATCCCGGATTTCCTGGGCTTCTCGATCTGTTCGTCACCGGAAAAATCTGCAAAATCGCGGTCGCGGATTCTGCTCTGCGGACCTACCAGCCCGCCGGTGGTCAGGGAGGTCCCGATTCATTCAATGGAAAGATCATCGCACATCGCGAGGTGCCCAAAGTCCAGGGTTGTGCGGGTCTGCAAATCGTTGTGAAACCGAAATACCTTGTTGAAGGTTTTCGACCAGGCCGAAGTCTGCGGCTAATGGATGAAAAATCGAACTTCCAGATCCTGCCCCCGGAGGAACGTCGGCTGAAGAACTGGTGGGATTGAAAACACGAGACCAGGCTTTTGGTGGGACGCGGTCGGTTCGACCACGATGGAGTGAAATACCTACTGTCCATACTCCAAATTCAAACAGGTCGACTCACCGCCGTCGTCTTCGCATGGATTGGTTCAGTCTCAGGCGGTAATTCCGGCCTCCTGCAGCAGCGAGCCAATGCGTTCAATTTCGAACTGCTCCAGTTTCGTCAGCGGCGGACGTACATGTGCGGAGTCGAGCCTGCCGAGCAGCACCAGGGCTTCCTTCATGCGGTTGTGCATGTCGAGCAGAGGATCGGAGTAAAAAGCCCGGACGGTCGGGTAAATTTGATCGTTGATCGTTCGAGCCGTTTGCAGGTCGTTCCTCTGAACTGCCTCGAACAGGGCAACCTGAAGGCTGGCGATCACACTGCCGGCGCCGGACAGCAAGCCATCACAGCCCATTACCAGCGATCCCAGCAACCACATACTGTGCGTGGAAAGCACTCTGACCGGACGCTCCAGGGCGTGAAGTTCGCGGATGTGACGTTCGTGCAGGTGAGGGTCGTTGCACCAGTCCTTGATCGCCCGGATGGCAGGAAACTCGGTGCAGAGTCCAAGCAGTGTGTCTAGTGGATAACCCGATCCCCCACTGACCGGATACTGAAACAGAATCAGCGGCAGTTCGGACGATTCAGCGATGGCACCAACATGAGCACGAGCGCACTCAGGTCTCTGCCAGCCTCCCATAGTCAGCACATCTGACGGAAACACCAGCAGCGCATCAGCTCCGGCTGCAGCCGCCATGGTGGCCAGACGGCACGCTTCCTGAGTACCTCCTCTGTGAATGCCGACCACTAACGGCAGTTTTCCGGCAATCTCATCGCGAGCGATGTCAATACCTCGCCGTTGCTCCTCGAAGCTTAACGCGTGAACTTCAGCAGCGTGCCCGTTAACGGTAATCGCAGTGACGCCTGCAATACCCGCAAGGTCGCTCAAGTGACGACGATAAGCAGGCTCGTCGATCTCCAGACGAGCGTCGAACGGCATCAGGCAGGCAGGAATAACGCCCTGGGGATCAAAATCATGGTGACTCATTGGCCGTGCTTATCCACTGAACGCGAAGCGAACCTGACGCCATTACGACACAGAACACATATTCAAACGTAACTGACGATCCTCTGGTCAAAGCCAGGTGGCTGGCTCCATGATGAGCCTGCCTGGTTCAATTTCCATTTCGGAAACGCGGTGAACCAAACAGCAGACTCAGTATTAAAAGAGAACGACTGGCCCGGTGTGTCACTGGCCCGAACCTGCGGTGTCCAATATTTCCAATTTACTGCAGAGTACAAAAGTATCGTTGTTGACAGACGTCTGTCGTGCAAGCGACGTATGCGTTCGGCAAATCTGACCGGGTGATTTCCCGGATGTGGCAGTTCAGAAAACGGATGTCTGCCTTCATGATCCTGCCCACAATCGCAAAAAAGCGGTGCATGACCAACACTGGACGTATTCGTGGAATCGTCGTTCTTCGCCGATCGATAGTCCTCCACATTCAATTCTGCGATCAGCGTTTCATACAAATGACCGATCTTTACCCATTCTGAGCCAGTCTCATCAGTATCACCGAATCTTCTAATTTCCGTGAACTGCACACCAGCGCAAACACTGCTGCTGGAATCCTTGTCATTCGCCGATACGCTGAACCTTGTTCCGAACGGAGTTCCTGCAGGAACTGAGCAGCACGATCTCTGTTCTGAGTAAAGTGTCTGTATTCGTACAGCAGGATCACATTGACAAACCGGAGAATGCCCCATGGTGAAAAATACGAATTGTTTGTCCACATCGATCAGATGGATGGCCGGACTGATCGTACTGGTGTGCTGGAACGCTGCCGATGTCGTCGCCCAGGAGCAGCACACAATGACCGTGGCCGACGTAGAGAGACAGATTGCTGATCTGTCCAACTGGGGCCGCTGGGGCGAGAACGACCAGAAAGGCACTTTGAACCTGATCACTCCCGAAAAACGAATTCGGGCGGCACGCCAGGTGAAAGACGGGATTTGTGTTTCTCTGGCACGCGTTGCTGAAGAGAAGCAGGACGTCGACAATCCTAATCCATTCATCCAGCAAATGCTGGCGGTCGGTGGGGACGTCAGTAGTCCGTGGGCGGTGGATAATTACAGCGTGGCGTATCACGGGTACGCACACACCCACATGGACGCACTGTGCCATCTGTTTTACCGCGATCACCTGTACAACGGTTACACACAGGATTCGGTTACGGAAGACGGAGCGAACAGACTCAGCATCCACAGCCAGCAGGAAGGCATCTTCACCCGGGGAGTGCTGATCGACGTGCCGCGCATGCGGGGGATGGACTATCTTGAACCCGGCACAGCCATCTTTCCGGAGGATCTGGACGCCTGGGAGAACAAGACAGGAATTCGAGTAGCCAGCGGCGATGTTGTTTTTATCCGCACAGGGCGCTGGGCACGTCGCGATGCAATGGGACCGTGGGACATCAACAAGCAGGGGCTGGCCGGATTACATGCCTCTTGTGCGGCCTGGTTAAAAGCGAGAGACGTTGCCATGCTCGGCAGCGACTCTGCCAGCGACGTGATCCCATCACAGATCAACGGCATCACTCATCCGGTGCATCTCCTGATGCTACATGCGATGGGGGTACATATCTTTGACAATTGCGATCTCGAGGAACTCGGACGAGTGACCGACAGACTGAATCGCTGGGAGTTTCTGTTGACCGCATCACCCATTCCCGTGAAGGGGGGAACCGGATCACCGCTCAATCCCATCGCGACGTTTTGACACGATCCGAGTTATCATCCTCTATCAGCAGTCAGAAAGAGCGGCCAACGGGCACGGCGTTCATCCCCCCAAATCATGAATAAGGTCCGGCTGCAGCGAGCGGAGGATACCGCTGATTATCCCGAGTTCACCGTGCAGCTGCCGAAAACAACTATTCCGGGTCCGGTTCCAGACGACAGTGACAATACAAGAATGAAAAAGATACTGAACGATCGCAATGTCGCCCGTCCGCTGGCAGCAATCGCCGCCGCAACATGCGTGGTCCTCGTTTTGATGGGGCGGGTTTGGTGGTGCGAAATTGGGGATCTTTCCCCCTGGTCCTGGGACATCTGGAGTTCACACAATTCGCAGCACCTGTTTGATCCCTACGCATTGTCGCATCTGCAGCACGGGATCGGACTGTTCCTGCTGCTGTCTGCATGCGGAAGTCAATGGCTATCGGTACGGGCACGCACGCTGATTGTGGCATGCATCGAAGCTGCATGGGAGATCGCTGAGAATACTCCCTTTATGATCAACCGATATCGCGAGGCCACTATCTCACTGAATTATTTTGGTGACAGCATCCTGAATTCCATCAGCGATTACGTCATGTGTTTACTGGGTGTCCTGCTGGCGCGGATGACGAGCTGGAAAACTGGCCTGACGGTTTTCCTCACTCTGGAAATCAGCAGCATATTGTGGATCAAAGACAGCCTGATGCTGAACATACTGATGCTCGTCGTACCAATCGAGGCTGTCAAACAATGGCAGGCTCCGTGAGTGCCAGGAACAGAACTCGCCCCGGTCCACATTCCTGCCGAACGAAGACGGCATGTACCATCTATGAACAGACGAAACACACGATGCTCAACCCCTGACTCACAAATCAGTCCGGCACAATGCAGCTGCCCCGCGATTCCGGAAACCACTGTTCCACTTCTCTTACACATTACCCCGCCGTCCACGCGTCTCGAACAACAATGTCTGCCTGCTACAGTACGTCTGCACTAAACCTTCTTTTGCCGGCAACCGTAAAGAAATTTTTTAAAATGAATCACGCACACATCCGCAGTGTCGTGCATTGGCTGCATGAAAATTCAGGGCCCGGACTGAAAGAGAAACTGTGATTGATTTACCGGTCAAAAAACCGTTCACAAGTTTAATGGGCAGGGTAGGCGCGATGTTGCTGCTGCAGGCCACCTTAACAGCTGCAGAGCCCGAACGGTTGCACTGGTCCAGATCAACGCCACTTCCCGAACCACGGGCGGGACATGCTGCGGGAATCCTGGACGGAAAACTGGTGATCGCTGGTGGAACCTATTGGGAGGGGGAAAAGGGCCACTGGACGAAGAAAATATTTTCTGCCCGAACCCATGCCCTTGATCCGGTGACAAAGAAATGGGAACAACTTCCCGACGCGCCGGTTGCGTTTGGATATGCCGCTTATGCCGTGGTTGAAAACCGACTTTATGTGCTGGGTGGATACGATGGTCAAAACGAAAACCAACAGATCTTAATGTTGTCGCGCGAGGCAGGTGAGTATGCCTGGCAAATCGTCGGTGAACTTCCCGAGACACGACTCTTCGCCTGGGCAGGTGGTGTGGGAACGTCCCTCTATCTTTTAGGAGGCGTGTCAAAATTCGAACCAATGGACGAAGCGGGAACTTGTTGTACCTCCACGACCGCCACCAAACGGCTACAAGTTCTGGACACCACGAATCCGGCCCAGGGGTGGCGTGAATTGCCTCCTTATCCTGGCAGTAAACGTTGGTTGTTTTCGGCAGAAACCGATGG
It includes:
- a CDS encoding DUF2585 family protein; its protein translation is MNKVRLQRAEDTADYPEFTVQLPKTTIPGPVPDDSDNTRMKKILNDRNVARPLAAIAAATCVVLVLMGRVWWCEIGDLSPWSWDIWSSHNSQHLFDPYALSHLQHGIGLFLLLSACGSQWLSVRARTLIVACIEAAWEIAENTPFMINRYREATISLNYFGDSILNSISDYVMCLLGVLLARMTSWKTGLTVFLTLEISSILWIKDSLMLNILMLVVPIEAVKQWQAP